A window from Limanda limanda chromosome 14, fLimLim1.1, whole genome shotgun sequence encodes these proteins:
- the LOC133019795 gene encoding zona pellucida-like domain-containing protein 1: protein MSIPRMVKMNLLSLFFLVSMVAKSHQLTCQNELRRPEYSDISVECGTSSISLAILICPVVYTGYNESLLILNHIFNMPECKGTLDESVTPPVVRFTFPLNMTNACGSKFLTTSAAGTGIFADFSNIQTVNVSGAVRSHDPTKGVVTYNAELKYYYSCAYPLEYLINNTQVEVSASSIAVTDKNGSFVSTLTMEIFNDANYTTPLDIPPLGLELRTTIYVQVQADNLTAQYHVLLDRCYASISPNPTNSTFFNLFVPCSSDQMTTVYGNGNGHHSRFSFPAFRFVEQQNQTVSTYYLHCITRLCEISTCSAFQQCGSRRRRDVDPTDASEATILSSIPIVTKNDKSLTSKEEAVSSTDSDSDSRMGLGIAVGVLTLAVIVVVAAAAILYRRNKLF from the exons ATGTCCATACCAAGGATGGTAAAAATGAACCTTCTCAGCCTTTTCTTCTTGGTATCCATGGTGGCCAAAAGCCATCAGTTAACGTGCCAGAATGAGCTTCGACGGCCAG AATACAGTGACATCTCAGTTGAATGTGGCACATCCTCAATTAGCCTGGCTATCCTTATCTGCCCTGTTGTCTACACTGGCTACAATGAGTCATTGCTCATCCTCAACCACATTTTCAACATGCCAGAGTGCAAAGGAACCTTGGATGAATCCGTCACCCCGCCGGTTGTCAGGTTCACCTTCCCTCTCAACATGACCAACGCTTGTGGAAGCAAGTTCCTG ACCACCAGTGCAGCTGGCACAGGGATATTTGCTGACTTCTCCAACATCCAGACGGTTAATGTCAGTGGTGCTGTGCGCTCCCATGATCCAACCAAGGGAGTAGTCACCTATAATGCTGAGCTCAAATATTATTATTCCTGTGCTTACCCTCTTGAGTATCTCATCAACAACACCCAGGTGGAAGT GTCAGCATCTTCCATTGCAGTTACGGACAAAAATGGAAGCTTTGTCAGTACTTTGACTATGGAAATCTTTAAT GACGCAAACTACACAACTCCTTTGGACATACCACCACTGGGATTAGAGCTGAGGACCACCATCTATGTCCAGGTCCAAGCAGACAACCTGACTGCTCA GTACCATGTCCTTTTGGACAGATGCTATGCTTCCATTTCTCCTAATCCCACAAACTCCACCTTCTTCAATCTGTTTGTCCC GTGCTCCAGCGATCAGATGACAACCGTGTATGGGAACGGGAATGGTCACCATTCCCGTTTCTCCTTCCCGGCCTTCAGGTTCGTTGAACAGCAGAACCAGACAGTGTCCACTTATTACCTACACTGTATCACCAGGCTTTGTGAGATCAGCACCTGCAGTGCCTTTCAG CAAtgtggcagcaggaggagaagggacGTTGATCCCACTGATGCCTCTGAAGCTACCATCCTATCTTCTATTCCCATTGTCACCAAAAATGACAAAT CACTGACATCTAAGGAGGAAG CTGTATCCAGCACTGACTCGGACTCAGACTCAAGGATGGGTCTTGGGATAGCTGTGGGTGTCCTCACACTGGCCGTCATTGTGGTTGTGGCTGCTGCAGCCATCCTCTACAGGAGGAACAAACTCTTTTAA